The DNA region TAATGTTACAAAAGAAATCATCCTTCCATTGCATACCCAAATCACTAATacaaattcttaaaataattcatACACTTCATTTACTAGCCTTGATTAGTACAaccaacaccaacaaaaaacaaaagaaaaaccctaatacaaagcttgacATCTGACTTCCATGCTTCCTCTCATTCATCAATTTCTTCTTAATTCTTTTAAGTTCTGAaattgcttgttccttttcaaGTTCCAAGCAACAAATCCTTGaagtcaaaatcttgatttctgTTGCTAATTGTCACTTCTCCTCCACAAGTGTGTTCGTCACTTCTCTTTGCCAATCAGCCATTTTAGGTTCATCAatccatttaaactttttacaTCCCTtccaatttgtatcaggatcataaaaaacgcaagttttaaaccttcttccaggattttccttggtccatgaaactctctttgcaaagggaactccacacccacatttttcaaGTTTCGAATTTGCTGTTGAAGGACGAGAATACATTACTATTTAATGGCGGAATAATTATTGGAGAAATTAGGATTCTTTGAAGGATTGAATTAGAGAAATCAAGGAGAAAAGGGAAAAACATGGGTTTGATGGGAGAAATTAGGGGTCTTTAATTTATGATTCTGAAATCGTGTGTTCAATTGAAGAAGAAGTGTGTTTTAAGTAATCACGTGATACTCCACGTGTTGGTCAAAATGTAATGTTAACAGTCAATATACGACAACCGTTAACTGGTAGTCATTTGCAGACTTTTGTGttatattaggtagttttttgcaaaaaaaagttAGATAATGTAGTATTTTGAAAAAGAGCATATAGATTAGATAGTTTCTTATaatgttttcaatttataatttataatttataattttaaagggatcctataaatttataatcttaaatgaATTATTAACAATCTTAAAGTGGTTAATTCTAACTTTgaagtaataaattataaatgatcaattataatttttaaaagcatTGATTTTGACCTTAATGGTACCAATTATATGTAAATTGAACAATTTAATGATAGtgtattgtaaaaaaattagttttaaaaaaaattaaaattaagccTATTAGACTACTCTTATATGACCTGTTTCACCATAAGATGATCTCTGGCAACACTTGCTGGTAGTTAACTCACCTAAGACAATATGAAAGATATAAATACAATATACATTTATCAATCATCAACTAtctatcaaaaatatatttaattatttatcaacTAATCATCAATTAACACTTCACGCTATAAAATAATTGGTGGATAGAACCATGATCTCATACTCCGGTTTCTTAAACGTGtcattcacaaatcacaatgtaaTTGACCGTTGAGATCTTCTCATCAACACACATACACAAACAAGAACTCAACAATTAACCTAACCTAATCAATCAAACCTTCTCTATGATCATCAGATCAGAAGTTTGAACCAAAAAATGGAATTAGAAATCACAGTAAGATGGTGCAAAGGCTTAACAGCATTCAATTTCTTCCAGAAACTCACACTTTTTGTATGTGTTTCGTTAATTTCTAAAGATGATAACCTAAAACTCACCCAAGATCAGAAACAAGAACAGAAAACTCCTGAGGATCATAATGGGGAAGGTAATCCGGAATGGAATCATACAATTAAATTCGATTTACGCCTTCTTAATTCCATGAATTCAAATTTCAGTACTTATTCTGTTCGATTCGAAATTCGAAATCCTGGTCAGTTTTTTGGGGATAAAATTATTGGTGAAGTTTGTGTTCCATTGAAGGATTTGATTCAATCTGTTGGTGCAGGAGTAACCAGATTTGTTAGTTATCAAGTGCGTAATCCAGATGTTAAGAGTAATGGGATTCTTGAATTTTCTTATAAAGTGATTGGTAATAACCCTAATTTTAGCCCTATTTCTGATGTTCATATCACTGgttaccatcatcatcatcatcatcatcatcaccatcatcatgaGCAATTAGATCATAATGATCATTATACATCTGGATTAGTAGCTGATTCAGAAAAAATTCAGTATCCAAAACTTGATTACAATTCGACAGATTCAGTTCCACCATTAGTTTATCCTCCCAATTCATATTCATCATTGTATTCATATGatacattatcatcatcatcattcacaTCAATGACTACAAACCATTGTCATCCTTCTACTCCATCTCTGTACCCACCACCAGCTCCACCACAAACGTGGGCTCTACCTTCTCCGGCACTTTATCCGCCACCTCCGCAACCACATCTTGATGTTTATCCACCACCTCCTCCGCCAACGCAACCATATGGAGACCCACATTGGGGATGTCACAATTCATCTGGGTATCATCAGTGGGCATGAATCAAAATGTGTTGGAACATATTTTGGAGTTGAGGTTTACATTTTTTCACATGGTTGGAAAGGGAAATTAAAGATTGGTGATGGAACATTGTGTCCTTTCTTTCTATTCCAGTTTTTTGAGTTGTGTTTTTTGACAAATGTGCAGAAGCATTGTCCGGGTCAATCTGATTAAAAAATCTATCAACATTGATGGTAGCCAGAGTTAATTCAGCATGCTGAGAGTTCGGCATATTCTATGTTAGTATCTTGAATTCGCTAGCGTTTTTGATATGGGTTAAATTACTGAAGAAAGGTTGATTTATTGGGAAATTGAATCAATGTTGATTGAAAATGAAGGGAATTGGGAAGAAAAGGGAATCATAAGGGTGAATATTggcatcaaaattaaatttgttatggTCCAGTCCAAAGGGGTTGGCTTTGTGTGGTTATATTTTGTTCATACCAATTAAGTTTGATGattactttattagctttttaCATTCAGatgagaaatttttgtaaaGTTCAataagtttcattccatacgaCGTTGTTGAAGTGTGGTGTTAAATGAATAATGGCAGTTTACTATAGGTCATTGCCCCAAGCTACATGCCAGCATATTGGATGAGCGTCATATGAGCTAAGACCGACATAAAGTGTGTTGTGAGAATCGGATCTTATATCAGGAGAGAGTAAATATCACTTTCAGGAactgttttgaatttgattctcaattaacttatttattttcttttttttttttacttaggatatatttttttatgaggCAATTTACAAACCCCTTAGCATTTGAGCTAATGAAATGGTATACCAAATTCAGCTACTTTTATTCGTTTATCTTCTTCTTCTAGATTTGCTTTTTCTTCCCTTTGCTTTATTACAAATTCTTCTAACTTTTCCTGCCTGCCAATTCTTGTTTCTTAATTTCTTATTCCTTTAATTTTTTCTGTTGAGAAAGTTAAATTTCTGATTGATTTtgcatatatatttaaaatcgTCTAATAAGTGGAACAACATACCCAAAATGTATCTCATCCTCATTGTTCAACCCTCTTTGGTTGACGCAAAGAATCTTATAGTTGAATCATTTAGCAATGGTACGAAAATCATCGAATACCCAATATATAAGATATTCATTCTTAATAATTGTCAAAAGTAAAATTTGTCTTGATCAACAACACAAGCAAAAAAGCAATTTTACAAGATAACGGTATGTCCCAAGTAATCATTCGTGATTTCTCAGCGAAAAGAATCGGGCAGCTACTCTATTATTCCGATACAAGTCTGTCGATCGATAGAACAAGTAAACAAGTTCTCAACCTTCAAAATCGCCATCACTAAAGAAGTGAAACAAGATATGTTATAATTACTATAAAAGATTGGTACAAAATTAACCATTTCTACAGCCAAAATTGTTAGCGTCACCTGTCAGAGGCGGGCGCACTATAAGCGTAACAGTTTTATTCAAGTATCAGTGTTCACTAATTTTCCCGTAAGTTTACAAAATTTGAgatttaaaatagaaataaataacaaaattgtCAACTTGCTATAAGATTAACTGATTAGTATAACTTTAAAGACATCTCCTTTTCCTCTTATCGATCTCTTGGAGTTGAAAGGTGCAGTCCCGGCCTACAGCTAAACTATAAGTATCACATACTGCCGTTGCTAGTCATTGTTAGTGCTCAACGCTTACCGGCAGGTTTCCTTGCAGGAGGAGCAGATTCATCGTCGTCAGACTGTATATCTCCATACTCCCACATCCCACTTCGGCTCTTCTTCGCCTCCTGCTGGAATTCTTCCAGGTTATCAATGGCGGACTTCCTTTCCTTGgtgtcccattttttttgtttttctaatcTAGCAAGTCCAGCCTgcaacatttcaaaaaaatcagTTTCCGAAGAATCTTGCTTTAGCAAACAGTCCTAGAAAAACACTACTCTAACTGCAAATTTATCTGGGTGGAGCGGGCAAGGATATGCAGGACCACAAGCCAGAAAAGATGAATTTTCAACATAAGAGATCGACTTATTAGAGCATGAATAAGTTAAGCATCATTCGGGCAGACAAACACAGATTCCAAGCTCGTTGGCTCGTCGCTATCCAAAAGAAATCCACATCTGAATTTAGTGATTCATCTCACTCTCCTTTTTAAGAAATAGCCCAAAGTCCATTTTTCCTGGGCGTCTAATTTATGTGAAGCAGTAAGGCGATCTTTTAGAAAAACCACTTTGTTCTTATCAAACATCGATGGTCAAGTTGTACATAGGCAAATTCTAAAGTAAAAATGTCGCAACTATAAAAAGGAAGTCATTGTCATTAGTAACAAACAGTTGTGTGATGTTAATTATTTTCTCCTTAAAGAAGCATTAAAGATTTGTGCCTGCTTCCTTTTCTAGCTTGAAGCCTTGAACAAACTTCCCCaatattctttttaaaaatattgtggGCATTTTCCAATTTTTCgccataaatatttttaaaaaaaattattgactGGTTGACCCAAATTATAAAGTCCAAATCCACCCCTAGGCCTCATTTACCAAATCATTAACCCAAGAAACCATGTAGAGAATCAATCCATAATGTCCACCAACAAAACTGATGCATGAGATCAAGAATAGCACGATTCAGAGCAAAACAgcaaagtttaaaattttaaaagaattgAATCAAAAAGGTGTTAGCAAAGTATAAAAATACCTTCAACATTGCAGCATTGATGCTTGAACTGGCTTCCACATCAACCAAGGTCACTAAAAGCACTGTGCCACTTCCTTGACCTTTTGATTTTCCACCTGATGTATCCTTTTCCTCAATCATGGCCCTAAATTCCCTGGAACTGTTAAGAGTTAACTCACTCAGATACTCAGCAGCTTCATGTCCATAGTCCTCCTccaagcttggaaccttgatgAATGCAAGACTGCAGAGTTGGGCTAATCCAGGTACAGAATGAACTGAAGAAGGTATCGGGCGTAGATGACTGTAGGGGAGTACTTCTTGATTACCATAATCAATATAGAAAACTTCAAATGTGTCCTTTGGGGATTGAACAAGGCCACCACGGGGCACATTCACTATCTGTTAGAAAATGAAAGCCAAATGTTAAATTTGATTAGACAATACCAGTATACCACCATGTGACACAAAAACAATTACTCGCAAAGCAACAAGAGTATAATGAATAAAATATTAGATAAAAAGTTACTGAATCTAAAGTCAAATATAAGTACTGAGTACTGAAGGCATGATATGGTATTACATAGTCAACTAATTACTGAAAAATATATACATTGCTTTTCTTACCGTAGCACGGTTCCATGAATTATCCGCACTAAATTGAGCAAGAACTAGATCACCCTTCTTGGGGTTAAAGCTGCCAATCACAGGAGCTTCCACAATGTCCAAGGAAGCAAGTTGCTGCTGAATAGAAGCTACCATCTGGTCACCAACTGTTTGAACATAGAACTTACCTCCACCGAGGACTTCGGTAACCACTACCTATTTATAAGTAGAAGTTGGTTAAGATACAAATTCAACTTCTAGCCAACAGAACACATACTATAATTATATGCAACAATGTACGTATTTCAAAAACAACCTTCAGGACTTCCTTCTGTTGGTTTTCAGGGACTGATGACCCATTTGAAACTTCCTGTCCTTCCACATATTTTTCCCATATCTGCAATGAACTAAAGGTTGGTTTATGGGGACTTCTAagtttatataagaaaaatgaATTATTTAAACGTTGCCAACCTTCAACTTCTGGCGTTTGGCAGACTCTTCAGCCTGAGCAAGTAGATGCGCATCTGCTATTCGATCCATACCAAAAGAAGCCTGAAACTTAGCAAGCCCAGCCTCCAGTAACACAGCAGCCATATTTGTCTTAGATTCCCAAAGAGACCCCAAAAAAGTGCCCGTTCTATCCACAGTTTCCACTTCAATCTGAAATTTTGAGGTACAAGAATGGATTTAAAATGTTGACTATAAGAAAAaatgatcttttttttttctctttgttgGTTAAGGAGAGCCTCATAAAGAAAAGAAATCACCTCAACTTCTCTTTGCATTATTTTTCTTCTCATGAATGCAATTGCCTCTTCCGAATAAGGTTCACCTCGTCCAGGACACCTCACCCCTGAGAAAGCAAATGCTATACTGCAAGTTTCCTTGGGAATGAGAAGCTTGAACCGATGGCCACTGAGTACATATTCAACAATGGCTGGAAGCCTCCTGCTTCGTTGAAAAAAGTGCAAGAAGTCCTTGGCTTTCTTTGCTGGGGCCTGAAAATTTTTAGcttaaaaaatgaatattgTTCTGCATCATAATATTTCAAGAGCAACATATCAAATATGAAAAGTAGGACTTGGGAGCAGGGTTAAGCAACAGCTTTATTGAAGTTACAAGCGTGATGATCATGTAGTAAAGACTCACATTGGTGAGGTCTTGAATGTGGTATGCGGGTGTATTAGCACTACTATCAGCATGTACCCCTTTCCTGCTTGCTTTTGGTTTGGACTCAGCAGCCAAAAGAGCATCATAGTAATTTGATCTTTCTTCAAAATCTCTGTGCTGTACTACTTTAGCAAGTCCACGGCTAAGCAACATTTCAGCAACATTATATCCAGCTGGCTGACCACCAGCCGTAGATTGAACAGATGTAACATCAGCCCCTTGACCCTTGGATTGAGGGGGAAGGAACACTGATCCAAAGTCCATGACCCTGAAATCCGTTGAGGCACCTACATTTTCGATACCACCTCCAATGCTGACTTTTCTCGAGTATTCCATGGAAACATTCACCTGAATTTACAAAGAACGTCATCATTAGACTTTGCTTTTTTGATCTAACTACTTAAAGACAATAGCTAAAACCAAGGGATACCTGACGACCAATGAGCTTTTGGCGAAGGAACTCTTTTGCCTCACGTGCATATGGCTCTACTACATCATTCCTCCGTGGATTACCCAGTTTATTAGCTTTTATGCTAGAGAGATTGACTCTTCTCTCTGCTAATGGATTACCCAATGGCACAGCATCATCAGCAACAATAATACAGTCTCCACTAACAACCTCAACCACCTAATATCACAGAAGAGTTAGAGAATTGCATACAAGTAATTGGAAAAGATAGCCTATCAAGGTAGGACTATTAACCTACTACCTTTCCAGTAAAATTCTGGTCATGAATTGCTTTTGAATTTGTAACAGGAGGCACATAGTTTGTCCACATCCTCAATCTCTGCTTCTTCGCCTCAAGCTCCGCTGCTTTCAATTCCATTCGATCCTTGTCTTCCAAATATTTTGCACTCCAGTCAAGATACTTGGCCAAGCCCTTCATTGTTAGAAATATAGGTTGTCAGAAATTTCAACAGATATTGACAGTACATATATGTAAGGAAGCACGGTAAACAACCAAATAAAGTCATGTTgcattaataacaatattaagtTCTTAATTAAGCAGTGAGAACCAACCTCCTCAGCAACCTACGGACCAAAAGTATTGCAGTTCCTACGTCAGGATAAGAAGAGAAAAGCGGCAAAAATAAAGTGGAAAGTAGGAAACGATAAACGATTGGATGTACCATGAACACTAATGGCTAATTTCACATCAACAAATCCAACTGTTAAAACAGCTTATAGCAAAGAAGCATCTGAATACAAAATCACAACTTTGACTCAAATTTAGCATTTGGAATCAACAGAATGCTAAATAGATCTTACTGTACgtacaagataaaaaaaaaatgcaagaaCATGTCAACTATCAAGCTCAGGTCATATAcccagaagcagaaagtacatgaaacaataacaaaaaggtTTAAGCCAAATAGATTCATCAATCATCACTAATAATTTTCTACAAACAATAACGATGAAAACTAGGTCAGCAAAGATGGTCATGGCATAATCTTCCCAATAATTAATAACATCCTAGCAAAACGTTTTCATTAAAGTTTCTACAGGAAAATCCACTTACATTTTTCACCAATTCCATGGCAAGATTCTTGGCTATACCATCAGCATCATAATAGAGTGAACCAACCAAATTTCCAAAACTGTCACGGGCTTCAGGGACAATGCGTACCTGtatgtggagatgaaggagATAAATTAAGAATTCAACTCGAAACAACCTCACACCAGGTACATTATGTACCCATGTTATTACATAAACCACTGAGAAACATAAGAAAGGCTGACTGATATACATCTCTATGCAAAGTGCGTGTCTCTGTGAAGTGCTTTGCTTCCCTTCCAAAGGGATCTGGAGCTGTCTCCACACCTGATGCTGCTGCAACTACTGCAGCTGAGGTCAAGGGGGCATGAGTTTCAGCAACAGTTTTTCCATTCGAttgatttgtattaatttcaGCTTCAAGTGCTCTATCCGGCGCTGGTCTCCTTCCCATTGAAGGAGACTAGGGACCATAAAAAGGACAATATTAGACCAAAAACCCTAGCCTCCAAATTCAGTAACACGTTAAAAGACACTAGTTATCTCAATTTTCCTACCTGGATCCCAGTCAGAAAAACCTGTAGATATTGAAACTTAGGAAGCAAGTAGACTCGCACTGTACTTCCATCACGAACCTGCTCCACAATTGCATGCAAAGACCTTCCTTTGTTTTCAGATAAAAATGTCTCAGTATCAAAGTTATTCGATGCACCAATGGCAGAAGGCGGCAAATTTCTGATGGCAGCCTCTGATGCACCTGGTGTCTGGACAAGAAGAACAGTGCTTATCAGGATTCAAATAAATTCAAGAAATTTACTTTTAAGTCCAAAACAATTCGACTTACAGGACATAAACCAGTAAAAATTGCATAAACACATTGAATACTTCCCACTTTCATAGCAATTCATGTCTGGGCTTCGGTGGAAATATATAAGTCCACAACATCACAGcctctttgatgcaaatcaagcaaACTATTATTTATGGTAACAACGCATCAGAAAACAGAGTTTTGACATCTACCTTACTCCATTTGCCTAAGCCTTGCTGCTTGGCTTGTTCCTCAAGTTGCAACAACTCTTGATACTCTGGACTTACATCACCTTTCAATTCTTTTACCTGATTGGCAAAGCCAACAAGAGCAATCTCATAAAGAAGTTATACACTTAGGTCTCAAGACTTTGAATTAAATTACACAACAGCCAACACTCATTAAAAGAGAATTCATAACATTAAACACACCTTTGCCCAACCATTTGAAACCACCATCTTTGCTAAATCTTTTCCATCAAGTAATACAGAACCAAACTCTCTTGCCCCGGTCCCTGTCATTAAGGAGGGAATATcctccttttttcttttaaaagatACTACCTACAGTCAAATATAGGAACTTGTATTTTAGAATTTAGATTCAATGAAAGAGCATCATAATCAACCTACCTTAGTTCCTTAATGATcatcaaacaaaaatatatttaattaaaaaaaaagaacccaAACCTGTCCAACGCAGAGTTTCCTCAAGTATTCTCTGCTCTCCCATGCAAAGGGTTCATCATAAGTATCTCTACGAGCCTGGTATAAGATGATTATTAGTAGTGCTCATCAAAAGGCTCATCATCACTTGATTTACATATAGACACAACTTTTTGAAGACATTCTATATAGTGTCACACGCAAGCTAATTTCctcacgaaaaaaaaaaacaattatgatttggttttgggctattttgtCATTTTGAGCTGAATTTGAGaatcaaatatataatgttCTGACACGCGTGAATGAAATTCAATATACGAAAAATGATAGAGCGAAATGCAGTTTTCATGAGGCGAAAAGTAGCATTTCAGATTAAAAATAGCcaaaattacaaaacagaaaatatacGGACCAGCTTAGGAGCCATGATATAAGATAAAGTGACCATCTTTTCCTGTGGAACGGCATCTCCTTGGATGATCCTCATGATCACCAAGGTGTCCCCTGAAGGAACAGCTTTTACTCTACCCCTCACTTCGGCCGCCATCACCAAGTCAGTTGGATCTACATtcaacaaaaatcaaataatttaccATCAATTAACGAAATTCAGCCTGTCTAATAGCAAATTAACATTGAAATTAGCAGATCGAACACTAAAATTTCATGCATTaccaaataaatcaaaatgaaCTCAAATTCACAAAGCGACATCAAAAATTTTCAGCTCTTcaatttaaataataagaatttGAATCAAACGATCAAATTCATTGCTGAAAAATCAAGTAATTGAGAAATATATATGCactagtaataaaaaaaaatgtgagcACAACAAATTAATATCGCCAGATCcataatacaaatttaaaaaatcaccaACATAAACTGacatcatcaaacaattctgACAAATTCAGTTATCCAAATCAAAAAATACTTATCAATTTCAAataatagagaatagaaacaaacaatcaaaacaaaaaataaacagtATGCAGATCGTTAAACAAAAGACATTAACCTGAAAAGCGATGGAGGTGAAATCAGCAGCAGTAGAAAAATCCGATCTCAGAAGGATGGATAGGAATAACGAAAAGTGGAGAAAGAAAGAGTGAGATCTGCAGAAATAAGAGAGAGAAAtcaagtatttatttatagaagtattttgtaaagaaggaaaaaaacaGGGGAGATAAATGATATTGATGGCAATGAAGAGGAAgtgggttttgggtttaggttttcttttttttttttttctttttcaacttGGTTGTTACTTGTTACTCCTATTTTTATTGCTCctcttttttttgactttttggatttttttgttaaagatattggttgatttttgttGTATTCTAAATAAAGTAAAGTTgacttatttcaaaaaaaataaaaagaaaagtaaagtTAACTTGAAAAATGTAGTAATCTTTAAGGGTAGGAGTCTATAAACATGAGAGTACTATTAAAGGTAGTCAACATGGGTATGGTTCTAtgaaattatgggttttttttaatgAGATCGAACCGACAATCTGGATTGAAATCGGTTGAAATTGAACCAAATTGATTGTATTCGGTTCGGATTTTAGgtcttaattattatttatttttggttttcaGCCCGATTTAAACTCGGAAAATTTTAGATTAGACCTgattagattatatatatatatatatatatatatatatatatatatatatatatatatatatatatatatatatatatatataaagtaattTTGAAGATAAATGacatttacaatttttatttattatacttAAACTAAAGGGCTGTATTTTCATTTAGGATTATACCTTATTTTGATGGGTAACAACTCATTTTGAATTAGTACATGTCaattcattttcaaaaaaaattatcttaagGGCATAGATAGGTGTTATGAGGTCAATAATAACATagttagtcaaaccctaactaTTCTTTTGTCCCCTAGTACCCCTACTATCACCACTCTTACTCACTTCGTAAAATAACTCTCCATTATTCCCACgtctataaatattatttatctcCATGATCATCCCATGATTTAGGAACCACCTCTAAAGTCCCTAAAAtagattattataaatatttcataaaacTACATAAAATGGTACACAATTCTACTCTTATATACTCAATTTATTTTACCAAAAATACTTCCTTCAACAATTTACTTTGAGGGAAAGCTTTTATATTCCTATTGCTACTCCACAAAAATACACCGCCCTCCTACTTACAATCTATACTTAACCAAATATCCTttaattgatctgaactcatcctataatccgttaatcttgcattcattaattatcatatataatatattcattactttctgttttccgatctgacttgagcgtcgaagGAGTTTTCCGGGAAACCACTCCGGACAAGACTAATGTTGTATTGCaagatttgaggtctcatcaatGGAAGAATCATAAGCACTTTCAGCATACTGACAATTGTCCCCAATTACACTTTATTTTCAggtattttaactattttttgcacttcctcgtttcattaccgaaataGGAGATTATGCATCGTTAGGGAGATTTTGCATCGTTTTAATAATTGGGATTTTTTTAAGAGGGGTAAGAGCTTGGAAGAATTTTGATAAGAAGTAAAATATGGGAGATTTTAGGGGTATTTAAATTTCACATGTACTTGATATAATTAAAGGTGTTTGagatgttttaaatttttttaatggatGAGGTTTTCAATTTTGTGTACACTATTTAACAACATAACACATCGTTTCCATCTTATAAGGAGTATCATTTTCAAATTGGTATGTGTCtttgtaattcaaaattatatttttttttaggatTCTAACCCAATAAGAATGATACTAGAAAATATGCTAAATTACAATTAGAGTTTATTGTATTTTCAACTTAGTTATTGCGTTCTTAGCTATAAAAATTCTAAGAAATCATATATACTACTAAAATCAATTGAGACTTGAATATAAGTTTTCCCTTATCATTCTCATCACTCCACTAATGTGAAGTTTTGGTTTTCAATCAGAGCACTCGTTAATAtggtaaattataaaataattaactgttctaataatttttttttattacaagtttttttttttttttttttttattaaacttaCACTTGTGacctacattaaaaaaaaaattagaccaTAAGCCTTTTCAAATATACATTATGCTCCTTAAGGACTTAGTGTAAGGTCACATGTCCTAAAACAAATCCACAATTCACGCAAACTCACAAGTATCaattttttaacaaataaactcctttaaaaaaaggaagaaaatgcaaaaatgattcattttcaaataatgaaatgaatcaaaatcaTTTGAATTAGTTACAATAGAAAGTAAGCGGAACAAAGTAGCACCTTGattcattttaaagttattttaagGTCAATTTTAagactattttaaaaaaatatttggtaaaaattatttgatGGCTGTTACATATTAGGTGTTTATTA from Amaranthus tricolor cultivar Red isolate AtriRed21 chromosome 3, ASM2621246v1, whole genome shotgun sequence includes:
- the LOC130809180 gene encoding protein SRC2 homolog, producing MELEITVRWCKGLTAFNFFQKLTLFVCVSLISKDDNLKLTQDQKQEQKTPEDHNGEGNPEWNHTIKFDLRLLNSMNSNFSTYSVRFEIRNPGQFFGDKIIGEVCVPLKDLIQSVGAGVTRFVSYQVRNPDVKSNGILEFSYKVIGNNPNFSPISDVHITGYHHHHHHHHHHHHEQLDHNDHYTSGLVADSEKIQYPKLDYNSTDSVPPLVYPPNSYSSLYSYDTLSSSSFTSMTTNHCHPSTPSLYPPPAPPQTWALPSPALYPPPPQPHLDVYPPPPPPTQPYGDPHWGCHNSSGYHQWA
- the LOC130809179 gene encoding ribonuclease TUDOR 1-like encodes the protein MAAEVRGRVKAVPSGDTLVIMRIIQGDAVPQEKMVTLSYIMAPKLARRDTYDEPFAWESREYLRKLCVGQVVSFKRKKEDIPSLMTGTGAREFGSVLLDGKDLAKMVVSNGWAKVKELKGDVSPEYQELLQLEEQAKQQGLGKWSKTPGASEAAIRNLPPSAIGASNNFDTETFLSENKGRSLHAIVEQVRDGSTVRVYLLPKFQYLQVFLTGIQSPSMGRRPAPDRALEAEINTNQSNGKTVAETHAPLTSAAVVAAASGVETAPDPFGREAKHFTETRTLHRDVRIVPEARDSFGNLVGSLYYDADGIAKNLAMELVKNGLAKYLDWSAKYLEDKDRMELKAAELEAKKQRLRMWTNYVPPVTNSKAIHDQNFTGKVVEVVSGDCIIVADDAVPLGNPLAERRVNLSSIKANKLGNPRRNDVVEPYAREAKEFLRQKLIGRQVNVSMEYSRKVSIGGGIENVGASTDFRVMDFGSVFLPPQSKGQGADVTSVQSTAGGQPAGYNVAEMLLSRGLAKVVQHRDFEERSNYYDALLAAESKPKASRKGVHADSSANTPAYHIQDLTNAPAKKAKDFLHFFQRSRRLPAIVEYVLSGHRFKLLIPKETCSIAFAFSGVRCPGRGEPYSEEAIAFMRRKIMQREVEIEVETVDRTGTFLGSLWESKTNMAAVLLEAGLAKFQASFGMDRIADAHLLAQAEESAKRQKLKIWEKYVEGQEVSNGSSVPENQQKEVLKVVVTEVLGGGKFYVQTVGDQMVASIQQQLASLDIVEAPVIGSFNPKKGDLVLAQFSADNSWNRATIVNVPRGGLVQSPKDTFEVFYIDYGNQEVLPYSHLRPIPSSVHSVPGLAQLCSLAFIKVPSLEEDYGHEAAEYLSELTLNSSREFRAMIEEKDTSGGKSKGQGSGTVLLVTLVDVEASSSINAAMLKAGLARLEKQKKWDTKERKSAIDNLEEFQQEAKKSRSGMWEYGDIQSDDDESAPPARKPAGKR